From Solidesulfovibrio fructosivorans JJ]:
AGACGGACTGGGTGGCGGCGGCCAATGCCGTCATGGCCGCCACGCGCGGCGGCGGCAAAAAGGGCAAGCTCACCTATTTCGAACTGCTGACCGCCATGGCGGTCCGGCTTTTCACCGACCAGGGAGCGGAAGCGGCCGTGTACGAAGCCGGGCTTGGCGGCGCGGGCGACGCCACCACCGCCCTTGGCCGCGACCTCGTGCTTTTCACGCCCATCGGCCTGGACCATGCGGCGGTCATCGGCCCCACCCTGGCCGACATCGCCCGCGACAAGGCCGGGGCCATGGTCCCGGGCGGAGTGGCCGTAACCGGCCCCCAGCCCACGGAAGTCATGCGCATCCTGCGCCAGGAAGCGGATGCGCGCGGCACGCGGCTCCACCTTGCCGGCGAACTGGCCGCCCATGACGCCAAGACCCGCCATGCCGCGCTTTTCGGCAACCCCCGCCTGGACATCCCCGCCGCCCGGCTGCGCCTGGCCGGGCCGCACCAGTCCGACAACGCCGCCCTGGCCCTGGCCGGATTCTCGATTTGCGCCAGAAAGCTCGGCATCGAGCCGAACCCGGAAGCCCTGTCCCGGGCCCTGACCGAAACCTTTCTTCCCGGCCGGCTGCACCTGCTCAAGCTCCCGGACATGACGCCCGGGCTGCTTCTGGACTGCGCCCACAATCCGCCGGCGATGGCCGCCCTGGCCGAGGCGCTCGGATCCCTGCGCATCGCCCCGGCGGCGCTGGTCTTCACCTGCCTTGGCGACAAGGACCTTGCCGCCATCGCGCCGCTGGCCTCCAAGCTGACCGCCGGGCCCATCTACGTGCCCGAGCTGCCGGGCGTATCCCGGGCCAGGCCCGCGGCCGAAGTCGCGGCCGCCTTGGGCGAACGCGCCGTCACCGTGGCCGACCCTGCCGCCGCGCTTGACGCCGTGCGCCGCCTGGACGGGACGGTGGTCGTATGCGGCTCCATGTACCTGCTGGCGGCGCTTTTCGCCGCCCCGCAAAATTGATCTCGGGCGGGTTTGCGGCTAGGCTGACGCTTCCACGCGGCCGCGCCTGACCTCCGGCAATGTCCTTATGACGTTGCCGGAAGGCGCTGCGCACCGCCAACCCGAACTTCCCGGAAGCGCCGTGCAAAACCTCTTTCGCCTGCTGCCCGCCGTGGACGCGGTCCTGGCCGATCTGGCGGACATCCCCGACCTCGCCGATGCGCCGCGCCCGCTCGTGCACGATGCGGTCACGGATTTTCTCGACGGACTGCGCGCCGACATCAAGGCCGGCCGCATCACCGATCCCACCCAGCTCGCCCCCGAGGCGCTCACCGCCCAGTGCGCCCGGTTCGCCGTCGCCGCCTGCCGGCCCCATTTCCGGCGCGTGGTCAACGCCACGGGCGTGGTGGTGCACACCAACCTCGGCCGCTCGCTTCTGGCCGACGCCGCCATCGACGCCGCGGCCGCCGCCTGCCGGCGCTACTCCAACCTGGAATTCGACCTCG
This genomic window contains:
- a CDS encoding bifunctional folylpolyglutamate synthase/dihydrofolate synthase, whose translation is MIASPSEFTDFAAFAAYLDSLGLFHMELGPHRMQAALAGMRLSTLPHLAVQVVGTNGKGSTGAFLAAMLAAHGLPTGLYLSPHFVDVRERILMNGRMLDQTDWVAAANAVMAATRGGGKKGKLTYFELLTAMAVRLFTDQGAEAAVYEAGLGGAGDATTALGRDLVLFTPIGLDHAAVIGPTLADIARDKAGAMVPGGVAVTGPQPTEVMRILRQEADARGTRLHLAGELAAHDAKTRHAALFGNPRLDIPAARLRLAGPHQSDNAALALAGFSICARKLGIEPNPEALSRALTETFLPGRLHLLKLPDMTPGLLLDCAHNPPAMAALAEALGSLRIAPAALVFTCLGDKDLAAIAPLASKLTAGPIYVPELPGVSRARPAAEVAAALGERAVTVADPAAALDAVRRLDGTVVVCGSMYLLAALFAAPQN